A region from the Kribbella shirazensis genome encodes:
- a CDS encoding ABC transporter permease — protein sequence MRTAFAVAGASLRRIVRDRTAVFFIVVLPVVIMVVIGAVVQNPGGFRIGVLAGSTSSRPLAASLVEELAAVGPLHTMTAESDARTALRRGELDAVVLVPAGLDTALLAGDPVGIPVLAGGAESTQAAVRSAIAAAVARHAERIQAAAFAARTTGSTTAQQLPTATALQRATPRIGISTENVVTGSDYLPLGYSYSAPTMLVLFVFINALAGGAAIVQTRQLGIYQRAQAAPIRVRSVVLGETLCYLIFSLLQSVLIVAVGAVLFGVSWGDPLAAVVLIGTWAVVGTGAGMLSGAVFKTPDQASAIGPVIGIAFAMLGGCMWPLAIVPDAVRTLGHITPHAWAVDAWITVLSRDGGVADIAGNLAVLAAFALGMLTLASAVLQRRLTS from the coding sequence ATGAGGACCGCGTTCGCCGTGGCTGGAGCGTCGCTGCGCCGGATCGTGCGTGACCGGACCGCGGTGTTCTTCATCGTGGTGCTTCCGGTCGTCATCATGGTTGTCATCGGTGCCGTGGTGCAGAACCCGGGCGGCTTCCGGATCGGCGTGCTCGCCGGCAGCACCTCCAGCCGGCCGCTCGCCGCCAGTCTGGTCGAGGAACTGGCGGCCGTCGGCCCTCTGCACACGATGACCGCCGAGTCGGACGCACGGACGGCGCTGCGTCGTGGAGAGCTCGACGCAGTGGTCCTGGTACCGGCCGGCCTGGACACCGCTCTACTCGCCGGGGACCCAGTAGGGATCCCTGTGCTGGCCGGCGGCGCCGAGTCGACGCAGGCGGCCGTCCGCTCGGCGATCGCGGCCGCGGTGGCGCGGCACGCGGAGCGGATCCAGGCGGCGGCCTTCGCTGCCCGCACGACCGGCTCCACGACGGCGCAGCAGCTGCCGACGGCAACAGCGCTGCAGCGCGCGACTCCGCGGATCGGGATCAGCACGGAGAACGTCGTGACCGGCAGCGACTACCTTCCGCTCGGCTACAGCTACAGTGCGCCGACGATGCTGGTGCTCTTCGTGTTCATCAACGCTCTGGCCGGCGGGGCGGCCATCGTGCAGACCCGGCAGCTCGGGATCTACCAGCGGGCGCAGGCCGCACCGATCCGGGTCCGGAGCGTGGTGCTGGGTGAGACGTTGTGCTACCTGATCTTCTCGCTGCTTCAGTCCGTCCTGATCGTGGCGGTCGGTGCGGTGCTCTTCGGCGTGAGCTGGGGAGATCCGCTGGCAGCGGTCGTGCTGATCGGTACCTGGGCGGTCGTGGGGACGGGGGCGGGCATGCTCAGCGGTGCGGTGTTCAAGACGCCCGACCAGGCGTCCGCCATCGGCCCGGTCATCGGCATCGCGTTCGCCATGCTCGGCGGGTGCATGTGGCCGCTGGCGATCGTGCCGGACGCGGTCCGCACGCTGGGGCACATCACGCCGCACGCGTGGGCGGTGGACGCCTGGATCACCGTGCTGTCCCGAGACGGTGGCGTCGCGGACATCGCCGGCAACCTCGCCGTACTGGCCGCCTTCGCCCTCGGCATGCTCACGCTGGCGTCGGCGGTCCTCCAACGCCGGTTGACCAGCTGA
- a CDS encoding ABC transporter permease, protein MYAALVIAAKDLRQRFRDRSALILGFVAPIAVAALMSFAFSGVESFHADVAVIDNDRGRIATALRTALTGPELSGVLTVREADDEAQARRMIDDGAAGAALVIPAGFSAAAVGDEPIGLRVLADPDEPLQAEVARAVADAYVTQLNAGRLSVHTALAAGVPRSRGDELAAAVAGLRLPESLESRPTGHRQLTTASYYAPAMGIMFVLFAIGFTARSYFIEGRSGTLERIGAAPLRRGTVLLGKSLAVFVYSVVSLGTLAVVSSVAFDARWGPLLPAAALIVAMSTVLVALTTLVVAVARTERQADGFATIITFVLLLLGGNFVLISQAPEALRRLALLTPNGWALRGFTDLATGAAATSAITPVLILLGMAAAIGALSALVTCWRST, encoded by the coding sequence ATGTACGCCGCACTCGTGATCGCCGCCAAGGACCTCCGCCAGCGCTTTCGCGACCGGTCGGCGCTGATCCTCGGCTTCGTCGCGCCGATCGCGGTCGCTGCGTTGATGAGCTTCGCGTTCTCCGGCGTGGAGAGCTTCCATGCCGACGTGGCTGTGATCGACAACGATCGCGGCCGGATCGCGACCGCGCTGCGCACCGCACTCACCGGACCTGAACTGTCCGGTGTTCTCACCGTTCGCGAGGCGGACGACGAGGCCCAGGCACGCCGGATGATCGACGACGGCGCCGCCGGCGCTGCCCTCGTGATCCCGGCAGGATTCAGCGCGGCGGCGGTCGGTGACGAGCCGATCGGGCTCCGCGTCCTGGCCGATCCGGACGAACCACTGCAGGCGGAGGTGGCGCGGGCAGTCGCCGATGCCTATGTCACGCAGCTCAACGCCGGGCGGCTCTCGGTGCATACCGCGTTGGCGGCGGGCGTGCCCCGCAGCCGCGGCGACGAACTCGCCGCGGCGGTGGCCGGCCTCCGGCTGCCCGAGTCGCTGGAATCGCGGCCGACGGGCCACCGGCAACTCACCACCGCGAGCTACTACGCACCCGCGATGGGGATCATGTTCGTGCTGTTCGCCATCGGTTTCACCGCGCGCAGCTACTTCATCGAGGGGCGCAGTGGGACCCTGGAGCGGATCGGTGCGGCACCTCTGCGGCGTGGCACCGTACTGCTCGGGAAGTCGCTTGCCGTGTTCGTCTACAGCGTTGTCAGTCTGGGGACCCTCGCTGTCGTGTCCTCGGTCGCGTTCGACGCGCGGTGGGGACCGCTTCTGCCCGCTGCGGCGTTGATCGTCGCGATGTCCACGGTTCTGGTCGCCCTGACGACTCTGGTCGTCGCGGTGGCGCGGACCGAACGACAGGCCGACGGTTTCGCGACGATCATCACGTTCGTGCTGTTACTGCTCGGTGGCAACTTCGTTCTGATCAGCCAGGCACCGGAGGCGCTGCGGCGCCTCGCCTTGCTGACGCCCAACGGCTGGGCGCTTCGCGGATTCACCGACCTCGCCACCGGGGCCGCCGCGACCAGCGCGATCACCCCGGTACTGATCCTTCTCGGGATGGCTGCCGCCATCGGGGCGCTGTCCGCGCTCGTCACATGCTGGAGGTCGACATGA
- a CDS encoding phosphatase PAP2 family protein, which translates to MSSRKGQVVREVTVITAAIVLYFGVRGLMTSRVDVAFRNAGYIVDLERAAGVFVEPGLQQAVTEHSWLVESLGYIYIYGHWPVLLVTLLWLLIRHREAYRRFRNAILLSGGAGLVIFALFPVAPPRFLTMYGFVDTVTERTSAYRVLQPPAFVNQYAAVPSLHFGWNLLMGIAVAAFGGHWIIRLFGWLMPLLMLAAIVLTANHYLFDGLAGGALALLGLLTAAHFSRRRGLRAGALGPRDQAAALDRGDAEPDQLGLVHREPGM; encoded by the coding sequence ATGAGCAGCCGCAAGGGACAGGTAGTTCGTGAGGTGACGGTGATTACGGCTGCGATCGTGCTGTACTTCGGTGTTCGCGGACTCATGACGAGCAGAGTCGACGTGGCTTTCCGGAACGCCGGGTACATCGTGGATCTCGAGCGCGCCGCCGGCGTGTTCGTCGAGCCGGGACTGCAGCAGGCTGTGACCGAGCATAGTTGGCTGGTCGAATCGCTGGGGTACATCTACATCTACGGTCACTGGCCGGTGCTACTAGTCACGCTGCTCTGGTTGCTGATCCGGCACCGCGAGGCGTACCGGAGGTTTCGCAACGCAATACTGCTCTCGGGCGGTGCCGGGCTGGTGATCTTCGCCCTGTTCCCGGTCGCGCCGCCGCGATTCCTGACGATGTACGGCTTCGTCGACACGGTCACCGAGCGGACCTCGGCGTACCGGGTACTCCAGCCGCCGGCATTCGTGAACCAGTACGCCGCCGTACCGAGTCTGCATTTCGGCTGGAACCTGCTGATGGGCATCGCTGTGGCCGCGTTCGGCGGCCACTGGATCATTCGCTTGTTCGGCTGGTTGATGCCGCTCCTGATGCTGGCCGCGATCGTTCTGACCGCGAACCACTACCTGTTCGACGGTCTCGCCGGGGGCGCCCTCGCCCTGCTCGGTTTGCTCACCGCCGCTCACTTCAGCAGGAGGCGCGGCTTACGTGCGGGGGCGCTGGGCCCACGGGACCAGGCGGCGGCCCTGGATCGTGGCGACGCCGAGCCGGATCAGCTGGGGCTCGTCCATCGGGAGCCAGGAATGTAG
- a CDS encoding pyridoxamine 5'-phosphate oxidase family protein has protein sequence MTRFDHSRLEIVSTADCLKLLGSVAFGRLVHTYGGLPAVRLVNFVLDRDTIVFSTGPGDKLRAAERGDVVAFEADDVNIERHLGWTVTAIGRLSVVTADDAAELRSTLPLHSWLPMDEPQLIRLGVATIQGRRLVPWAQRPRT, from the coding sequence ATGACCAGGTTCGACCACTCCCGCTTGGAGATCGTCAGTACTGCGGACTGTCTGAAACTGCTCGGGTCGGTCGCGTTCGGGCGCCTCGTCCACACGTACGGCGGACTTCCCGCGGTCCGGCTGGTCAATTTCGTCCTGGACCGCGACACGATCGTCTTCAGCACCGGACCCGGCGACAAGCTACGGGCCGCCGAGCGCGGCGACGTCGTCGCGTTCGAGGCGGACGACGTAAACATCGAGCGCCACCTCGGATGGACCGTCACGGCCATCGGCCGCCTGTCCGTCGTCACCGCCGACGACGCCGCCGAGCTGCGCAGTACTTTGCCGCTACATTCCTGGCTCCCGATGGACGAGCCCCAGCTGATCCGGCTCGGCGTCGCCACGATCCAGGGCCGCCGCCTGGTCCCGTGGGCCCAGCGCCCCCGCACGTAA
- a CDS encoding lysylphosphatidylglycerol synthase domain-containing protein, protein MQLGHHPLVRGVRRIVAHRGLRVAALVAAVALSLWNVDRVPHTAVLPAIVGLLPFAIGKYVLCPLRWHAISTSGRTRPWHLRAYAESEILGLISPWHAGADLWRVHRLETVGVRRSSAAAEVALDRFVGAIGLIAAVVITGVTLPASVIAIAAGAAAAVLVVALVVRRRRPGLTARWPWPSPKVFAYGILLSVGYQATILGLLFASIDAVGGSVPALQLVAIFGASQIAGVLPGVHGASPREGALVAGLASIGVSWTAAFGAVALTALLYWVPALLLGGTFLFLRWRGWFTEPRPGTP, encoded by the coding sequence ATGCAATTGGGCCATCACCCGCTCGTGCGCGGTGTGCGCAGGATCGTCGCCCATCGCGGTCTGCGCGTTGCCGCACTCGTCGCCGCGGTCGCCCTCTCCCTCTGGAACGTCGACCGCGTCCCACACACCGCGGTTCTGCCGGCGATTGTCGGTCTGCTGCCGTTCGCGATCGGCAAGTACGTACTCTGCCCCTTGCGCTGGCACGCGATCTCGACCAGCGGACGAACCCGGCCATGGCACCTGCGTGCCTATGCCGAAAGCGAGATCCTCGGCCTCATCTCCCCTTGGCATGCCGGCGCCGATCTGTGGCGGGTGCACCGGCTGGAGACGGTCGGTGTACGGCGCTCCAGCGCCGCCGCCGAGGTCGCGCTCGACCGCTTCGTCGGTGCGATCGGTCTCATCGCGGCCGTGGTGATCACCGGGGTGACCTTGCCGGCGAGCGTGATCGCGATCGCTGCCGGTGCAGCTGCGGCGGTGCTCGTCGTGGCTCTCGTCGTGCGGCGGCGCCGTCCTGGCCTGACCGCGCGCTGGCCATGGCCGTCGCCGAAGGTGTTCGCCTACGGGATCCTGTTGTCCGTCGGCTATCAAGCCACGATTCTCGGTCTCCTGTTCGCCTCCATCGACGCGGTCGGGGGTTCTGTGCCCGCACTCCAACTGGTCGCGATCTTCGGCGCCAGCCAGATCGCCGGGGTGCTTCCGGGGGTTCACGGTGCCAGCCCTCGCGAGGGTGCCCTGGTCGCGGGACTGGCTTCGATCGGTGTGTCCTGGACCGCCGCGTTCGGTGCGGTCGCGCTGACCGCCTTGCTCTACTGGGTTCCGGCCCTCCTGCTGGGAGGCACCTTCCTGTTCCTGCGTTGGCGCGGCTGGTTCACCGAGCCGCGCCCGGGGACGCCGTGA
- a CDS encoding ABC transporter ATP-binding protein codes for MTTPALSAAHLGKRFGDRVAVDDVSFTVAPGETYGLLGPNGAGKTTTIRLVCGLLRADRGEVLVAGSPVGPTRPDAKRQIGYVPQEIALYPDLSARENLRFFGRLYGLQGKPLNHRVGKVLELIGLTDRAGDRVESFSGGMQRRLNIGAGLLHEPSLLILDEPTVGVDPQSRHAVMESVQSFGAAGLAVLYTTHYMEEAERLCDRVGIIDHGRLVAEGTRRQLVARLGERDRISLSATGDLAVLAEKCGLLAGVDRADVKDGEVQLLACEGRRLLPDVLEVAERTGVSVRSVEVDEPDLEAVFLHLTGTALRE; via the coding sequence ATGACAACTCCGGCGCTCTCGGCAGCGCACCTGGGCAAGCGATTCGGCGATCGCGTCGCCGTCGACGACGTCAGTTTCACGGTGGCGCCGGGCGAGACGTACGGTCTGCTCGGCCCGAACGGCGCGGGTAAGACCACCACGATCCGCCTGGTCTGCGGACTGCTGAGGGCCGACCGGGGCGAGGTGCTGGTGGCCGGCTCTCCGGTCGGTCCGACGAGGCCGGACGCGAAACGGCAGATCGGGTACGTTCCGCAGGAGATCGCTCTCTACCCGGATCTCAGCGCCCGCGAGAACCTGCGGTTCTTCGGGCGGCTGTACGGGCTGCAGGGCAAGCCGCTGAATCATCGGGTCGGCAAGGTGCTCGAGTTGATCGGGCTGACCGACCGCGCCGGTGATCGCGTGGAGTCGTTCTCCGGTGGGATGCAGCGGCGACTCAACATCGGGGCGGGACTCTTGCACGAGCCGTCGCTGCTGATCCTCGACGAACCCACGGTCGGCGTCGATCCGCAGAGCAGACACGCCGTGATGGAGAGTGTCCAGTCGTTCGGCGCCGCGGGGTTGGCTGTGCTGTACACCACCCACTACATGGAGGAGGCCGAGCGGCTCTGTGACCGCGTCGGGATCATCGACCATGGCCGGCTGGTCGCCGAAGGCACGCGCCGGCAGCTCGTCGCCCGGCTCGGGGAGCGCGATCGGATCAGCCTGTCGGCGACCGGCGATCTGGCCGTGCTGGCGGAGAAGTGCGGCCTGCTCGCCGGCGTCGACCGCGCCGACGTGAAGGACGGCGAGGTTCAGTTGCTCGCGTGCGAAGGGCGCCGGCTGTTGCCCGACGTACTGGAAGTCGCCGAGCGGACCGGTGTGTCGGTGCGGTCCGTGGAAGTGGACGAGCCGGATCTCGAGGCCGTCTTCCTGCACCTGACCGGTACGGCCTTGAGGGAGTGA
- a CDS encoding glycerophosphodiester phosphodiesterase, translating into MRRPLVIAHRAGNHLGTLRSALDRGADLVEADVHAYRGRLEIRHHKTLGPWWLWERGELVLRRRVPQVEELLAAAAGDPRLMLDLKGIHPRLAPRLAAVLSDTTITICTQHWWMLSAFRHLPNVRHVLSAGSRRGLRRLRSRLRRRSPHPPYGVCVHRRLLTPELVTELRQAGQVVFTWPVDTEEALDHARRLDVDGVIGKHVSWSTGVGGPPTPA; encoded by the coding sequence GTGAGACGTCCGCTCGTCATCGCGCACCGAGCAGGCAACCACCTGGGCACTCTCAGGTCGGCGCTCGACCGTGGCGCCGACCTGGTCGAGGCGGACGTCCACGCGTACCGCGGCCGGCTCGAGATCCGCCACCACAAGACCCTCGGGCCGTGGTGGCTGTGGGAGCGCGGTGAGCTCGTCCTGCGCCGCCGGGTTCCCCAGGTCGAGGAGCTGCTCGCGGCGGCAGCCGGTGATCCCCGGCTGATGCTCGACCTCAAAGGAATCCACCCACGCCTGGCGCCCAGACTGGCCGCAGTCCTGTCGGACACGACGATTACGATCTGCACACAGCACTGGTGGATGCTCTCGGCATTCCGGCACCTGCCGAACGTACGACACGTCCTCTCGGCCGGCAGCCGGCGCGGCCTCCGGCGCCTGCGTTCGCGGCTGCGGCGCCGATCGCCGCATCCGCCGTACGGCGTTTGCGTCCATCGCCGGCTGCTCACCCCGGAACTGGTCACCGAGCTACGGCAGGCGGGCCAGGTCGTCTTCACCTGGCCGGTGGATACCGAGGAGGCCCTGGATCACGCCCGCCGGCTCGACGTCGACGGTGTGATCGGGAAGCACGTCAGCTGGTCAACCGGCGTTGGAGGACCGCCGACGCCAGCGTGA
- a CDS encoding pyridoxamine 5'-phosphate oxidase family protein: protein MNANEPAYATAIARRLENLDRDTALALLATAGFGRVVFTQHALPAIRPVNHLVDNGQVIIRTRLSAAVSRAAGEVVAYEADDLDAVRRLGWSVVVTGTARTVDDPDRVARLERTLHPWVDQPMNTIIAIDTELVTGVRFVGTTPD from the coding sequence ATGAACGCGAACGAGCCGGCCTATGCCACGGCGATCGCCCGCCGCTTGGAGAACCTCGACAGAGACACTGCCCTGGCCCTCCTCGCAACGGCCGGCTTCGGACGTGTCGTCTTCACTCAGCACGCTCTCCCAGCCATCCGTCCCGTCAACCATCTCGTCGACAACGGACAGGTCATCATCCGCACGCGGCTCTCCGCCGCGGTCAGCCGCGCCGCCGGCGAGGTGGTCGCCTACGAGGCCGACGACCTCGACGCGGTACGCCGCCTGGGCTGGAGCGTCGTCGTCACAGGCACAGCGCGAACCGTCGACGACCCGGACCGCGTCGCCCGCCTCGAACGAACCCTCCACCCCTGGGTCGACCAGCCGATGAACACCATCATCGCGATCGACACCGAACTCGTCACCGGCGTCCGCTTCGTCGGCACCACACCGGACTGA